TCCTTTGCCAGATATAACATGACACTAATCTATGACTGttgtaataattttgttaaacagatgaaaaaaatgacattttgaaaatatCAGCAGTTATCAGCAGTTGTTATTTTCTTGTTCATTAGGTTATGTTTGTGAGTTTCACCTCACCTCTTGCAGTTGCAAAATGGTGGCTCTACTGTGTGACAGAGTAAACCATGCTTACCCACCAAACCTTCGTCACTTAGCAGAAACTATTAACTCTTTTCTTGTTTCACAGTGTTTCTAGACACAGCAACCCAGTCTCATGAGGATTCGTAATAATTTGTACGAGATCATACAAATTCAAACCTAAACCTGACCATGGTTGTAATATGGAAAAACTGTATAACTATAGAATATTTAGGAAAATCTTAGTCATACTTTATAATATCACACAATTTTAGCATCTTGTACAAATTATTGCGTTGGATATATGTGACAAATAGGTTTGCTGATGTTACTGCAATTATCTGGAAATTTACTGTCATGTTTAACTTGGTTAGTAAAGTAATGGTGGTGGTGGGGCGTTAAGTgttgaaaaaaagtatttacaATGTGGTCAGAGCAAACTTGACTTCCTCTTCTGTCTGGTTCAGAGCTGCAGTAGACTTCATCATAAATGTGTGGAAGGAACCAGGTTTCATTAGATTCAATGATTTTATTCATCCAGGAACATGAAGATCATTCAGCTTCAGCTCTGTGAGTTTATAACATATGAATATGTTTGTGTATATTTATGTTAAAGGTTCACAATAGTTTTAAGCatctaattaaaacattttaaattaatttgtgatacatgtttatttatttttatcttataGATGTATTAATCTGTTGTCGAGCTGCAGCAGCAAATCAACTAACTGATTTGGGATCAAATGTGACCATAAACTGTGATCTTGATGATAATGAGATTTATTGGATTTTACTGAAAACACCAGATCCTCCAACAGTGATTCTACGATCAACCTCAGTTCCAAcagcacctttttactcaaacaaaacattcagaaacaaaTATTCACTGCAATTTAAACATCTGGTTATAAATAATGTCACGGCTGAtgaattaggagtttattactGTATGAACACACGCACACCTCTAAAACTCAGCAACAGCACCAGACTGTACATCGCCGGTGAGTTCATTTGCTAATCCATATTGATGATAAATATTttctcttatttatttatacatttgtaattCACTACAGTTTTTGGAGCACCTATAAAAACATTACTAAAGCACTCAATTGTAGCTCCACAAAAGTTGAATATGTTATAGATATTTACCTCGGTTCTACAAAATTGCAGTCATTGTGCTCCAGACTATTAGCAGTTGTCACTATAACAGATTATGAACACTTTCTTTTCAGAACCAATTCAATTAACTGAGTCAACTGAGTGTCACAATCATACAGTGGTGGAGTGTATTGATCAGAATCAGACACAATGGCAGATTATCATCACAATATCTGGTCTGATGAACGGGCTTCTGGTCATCGTGGTTATCGTTGGTGAGTTATCAATATGCTGTTCTCCATAGGCAGCTGAAGTTAAATAGTGCAAGTTCTTTATTTAGGCTTTTAACTTATTTTTGGCATTTATATACATTGAATCTGAATTCACTGTTTTACCATTTTTAG
This genomic stretch from Megalobrama amblycephala isolate DHTTF-2021 linkage group LG2, ASM1881202v1, whole genome shotgun sequence harbors:
- the LOC125262858 gene encoding uncharacterized protein LOC125262858, translated to MKIIQLQLYVLICCRAAAANQLTDLGSNVTINCDLDDNEIYWILLKTPDPPTVILRSTSVPTAPFYSNKTFRNKYSLQFKHLVINNVTADELGVYYCMNTRTPLKLSNSTRLYIAEPIQLTESTECHNHTVVECIDQNQTQWQIIITISGLMNGLLVIVVIVGLVKDFVGNRRSTEHSQHLNTDLQQSHVIEEHQDQFQYAEVDFSKLRRNFLFSQVTYAVLKPVKS